In the genome of Pirellulales bacterium, the window TGTCGTTCACAAATCACAATCCGGTGCATCGCATTTTATTTATTGCGGCGGCGGGCGGGGCTTCGATCACAGCGTTTTACATGTTCCGATTATGGTACATGACGTTTATCGGCAAGCCGCAGGACCATCACGTCTATGAACATGCCCACGAGTCGCCGAAGGTGATGTGGATGCCGCTAGTGGTATTGGCGGTGTTTGCCTTCGGCATCGGCTGGCCGGTCTGGGGGCTTACGAACCTGTTGGAACAAGCGCGTCCGGCAGGGACGCTAGAAACCACGAAGGGCGCGATTTTTTGGCCTAGCCTGGAACATCCCAACGAACATTTAAGCCATGAAGACATGGCGATTCACGTGCCGGCTTCGATTATCGCCTTTTCGACAGCACTGGCGGGCTTCCTGTTGGCCACGGTTTTTTACGCGTGGCGGCTGCTGAACCCGGAAGAGGTGAAAAACCAATTCAGTCGACTGTACGGCTTCCTGTGGCACAAATGGTATTTTGACGAATTGTACAACGTCATTTTTGTGCAGCCGGTGCTGTTTGTTTCACGTCGGATTGCCGACTTCGATAAGCGAGTGATTGATCGGTTCATCGACGGGTGTGCGCTGGCAGTGCGCGGAGTTTCAACGATTGATGACACGATCGACCGCTGGTTTGTGGATGGGCTTGTCAACGGCGTGGCGCGCGCGATCCATTCGACTGGCTTATCGATGCGGCGTATGCAAACGGGCCGGTTGCGGCAATACGTGATGTTAATTGTGGTGGGGACCGTGGGGCTTTTTATTTTGATTACCTTTTTCCGAAGCACCTGGGCGGGTTGAGCTCGGCCTGGGGCCGCGGCTAAACCGCAAGCGGATGTTCTATGAATAATCCTTATATATTGCCGCTGAGTTTGATTGTTTTTTTGCCGGCGCTGGGCGCCCTAATGCTGGCGTTTTTTCCCAAGGATACCAAAGCGGCCATTCGTTGGTTCACGCTGGGAATTACCGTGGCCGTGTTTTTGTTGACGGCATGGATGGCGATCCCGCGTCCGGAAGGTGCTGATACGGCGCAGTTCAATTTGGGCGTATCGACCATGCAAGATGTGTTTTCGGCGCCATGGATTAAGTCGTTCAACATTTATTACTTAATGGGAACCGACGGCATCAGTTTTCCCTTGGTCGTACTCACCTCGTTTGTTTGCATGTTGGCGATGGGGGCTAGTTGGAACATCGACAAGCACGTGAAAGCCTATTGCATTTTGTTTTTGCTATTGGAAACTGGAATGATCGGCGTGTTTTTGGCACTCGATTTTTTCCTGTTTTATGTGTTCTGGGAAGTGATGCTGTTGCCCATGTATTTTTTGATTGGCGTGTGGGGTGGACCGCGAAAGGAGTACGCGGCAATCAAGTTCTTTTTGTACACGCTACTGGGCAGCGTGTTCATGCTGATCGCCATTTTGATTTTGTACTTCAACAGCGATTTGAAGCTGTTAAGTGGCAAGCAATTGCTCGAGGCCGGCGTGGTGGACGCCCGGTTGCCGGCGGAGCAGCAGAATAGCGCGATCGCCACCATCAAATTTGCCAAGGAGCCGCAGCACACATTTAACATCATGGCCATGCAGGTTATGGGGCAGATGGAGAAATCGCCGTTTAGCCGTGATGAAGATCGCGTATTAGGTCAAACGCTTCAATGGTGGGCGTTTTTGCTGTTGTTCATCGGCTTTGCGATTAAAGTGCCGGCTGTGCCACTGCACACATGGTTGCCGGATGCGCATGTCGAGGCGCCGACGCCGATTTCGATGATTCTGGCTGGCATTTTATTGAAAATGGGCGGCTACGGAATCATTCGCATTTGTTATCCGATTTGCCCCGATGCCGGCTATGATTTGTCGTGGTTTGTCTGCGGCATCGGCGTGGTGAGCATGGTGTACGGGGCTTTTGCCGCCATGGCGCAGAAGGATTTTAAGCGGCTGGTGGCATACAGCTCGGTCAGCCACATGGGTTACGTGGTGCTTGGCTTGGGAGTGTGGAGCGCTACTGCCCGATGGAATTACGATTCGAGCTACTGGGCCTGGGGCATCAATGGGGCGATGTTTCAAATGATTGCCCACGGCATTAGTTCCGCTGGCATGTTCTTTTTGGTGGGCGTGGTATACGACCGAGTGCATCATCGCAACTTGGATGAATTTGGCGGCCTGTTTCAACGGATGCCGCTTTATACGGGCCTGGCGATTGGTATTTTCTTTGCCGCGTTGGGTTTGCCCGGGTTGTGCGGGTTTATCGGCGAAGTGCTGGTAACTCTTTCCGTGTGGAATTTCAATCACGCGCTGGCGGTGGTATCGGCTGCCACGGTGATTTTGACGGCCGGCTATATTTTGTGGACCATCCAGCGCGTGTATCTGGGACCGGAATACAAAGGGCCGCACGGCGATCATTTGTATCCGATTACGGCACGGGAGTTGGCGATTGCCGCGCCGCTGTTGGCGCTGGCGATTTTCTTCGGTGTTTATCCAAAGGCATTGTTTAACTACATGACTCCCACGATTGACAGCCAAGCGCAAAATCTGGCGACTTGGACGAAAGATGTTAAAGAGGCGGGCGGATCAAGCGTGGCGGCCGTAGCCCCCACGGAGGCTGCGCCTTCTGCTGGGAAATTGGCGGATGAAGCAGGGCGACGTTGAGTTATTCAACCTGTTAACAGGACAAAGCAGCAAATCGGGAATTGAATCGTGAATTTTTCGGAATTAATACATTCGCTGATGAGCGACACGACCGGCAGTTTGGGGCTGTTTCGGCCGGAGCTGGCGTTATGCGCCACGATTGTCGTCATGTTGTTGCTGCGTGTGTTTCGCGGCTTGGAAATGATCGATGCTTTTTGGGTTGCCTTGCTTGGATCCGCGGTGGGCTTGTGTTTTTCGGCTCCGTGGAAGCAGTTGGACATGGTATCCAGCTTGCAACGTACGGAATTATTCACGGGCATGCTGGTTTACGATTCGTTCAGTATTTATTTCCGTTCGATATTGCTGTTTTTTGCATTGTTGTTTGTGGTGTTCACCAAGCTTTCAGGCATTCCCGATCGTGAAGATGCTCCCGATTTTTACACTTTGGTGTTGGGTGCCACGGTCGGCATGTGTTTAATGGCCACTGCCAATCATCTGGTGATTGTTTTCCTGGGCGTGGAGATGGCCAGCGTGCCGTCTTATGCGCTGGCGGGGATGCTCAAAGGGCGGCCGCGCAGCAGCGAGGCGGCATTGAAATACTCGGTATATGGCGCTGGTGCGGCTGGCATCATGCTGT includes:
- a CDS encoding proton-conducting transporter membrane subunit, with amino-acid sequence LGYMMLSLGVGGWIAGLFHLFTHAFFKSLLFMCSGSVIHACHTNDMRKMGGLLRKMPYTGYTMLVGCLAIIGTGIPFVAGFSGYYSKDSIIAQTLSFTNHNPVHRILFIAAAGGASITAFYMFRLWYMTFIGKPQDHHVYEHAHESPKVMWMPLVVLAVFAFGIGWPVWGLTNLLEQARPAGTLETTKGAIFWPSLEHPNEHLSHEDMAIHVPASIIAFSTALAGFLLATVFYAWRLLNPEEVKNQFSRLYGFLWHKWYFDELYNVIFVQPVLFVSRRIADFDKRVIDRFIDGCALAVRGVSTIDDTIDRWFVDGLVNGVARAIHSTGLSMRRMQTGRLRQYVMLIVVGTVGLFILITFFRSTWAG
- a CDS encoding NADH-quinone oxidoreductase subunit M, which codes for MNNPYILPLSLIVFLPALGALMLAFFPKDTKAAIRWFTLGITVAVFLLTAWMAIPRPEGADTAQFNLGVSTMQDVFSAPWIKSFNIYYLMGTDGISFPLVVLTSFVCMLAMGASWNIDKHVKAYCILFLLLETGMIGVFLALDFFLFYVFWEVMLLPMYFLIGVWGGPRKEYAAIKFFLYTLLGSVFMLIAILILYFNSDLKLLSGKQLLEAGVVDARLPAEQQNSAIATIKFAKEPQHTFNIMAMQVMGQMEKSPFSRDEDRVLGQTLQWWAFLLLFIGFAIKVPAVPLHTWLPDAHVEAPTPISMILAGILLKMGGYGIIRICYPICPDAGYDLSWFVCGIGVVSMVYGAFAAMAQKDFKRLVAYSSVSHMGYVVLGLGVWSATARWNYDSSYWAWGINGAMFQMIAHGISSAGMFFLVGVVYDRVHHRNLDEFGGLFQRMPLYTGLAIGIFFAALGLPGLCGFIGEVLVTLSVWNFNHALAVVSAATVILTAGYILWTIQRVYLGPEYKGPHGDHLYPITARELAIAAPLLALAIFFGVYPKALFNYMTPTIDSQAQNLATWTKDVKEAGGSSVAAVAPTEAAPSAGKLADEAGRR